The sequence below is a genomic window from Lytechinus variegatus isolate NC3 chromosome 3, Lvar_3.0, whole genome shotgun sequence.
CCGTTAATTTGACCCCCTGAACAGCGGTTTATACAGCTGAGCAATCATGTGTATATGCACATTTGAGTTACATTTGTGCAGAGATGCAAATAAACGAACAATTATGGAGTGATGAGTAAGTTTGCAATTAATTTGATTGCATGAAGATGGGATGAAATGTCAAGTTATAATCACTTCAAGAGATTTCACGACTTAGTTACTTACaggtaaaacaaataaaatcacgTACGTTGCGTCGCAGTTTTAgagcaaaaagtacatcctttctATACCATTTCAGTgcttttataccctcgcaaattggacCGTAAACACATATGAATATAAACCCGTTACGTACCTAACGTGCCCACTCTTTAATTTTGTGTGTTTCTTTGGTCGCGCGtgatatccactcgtcaatggaagtgcccccccccccccgattaaggccctacatattttttttcctagaATGACACACTTACTTGTAAAATCAGGAAAAATAAAGATGTAACAAGCAAGATGTCATAAGATTTTCAAATAAACGAGGGTATCTGATAAAATCATTTTGAGTATCAGATTTTGCCGCATTTGACTAATATAATACTTCCTATTCGCATTGCTCACTTCAATAAATCTACATGAGAATGCGTTTTTCAGACTGTATACAATTCATAAAGAAGTCAATTACGTGACATTAACCTCACCAATCACTATAAATATGTATTATGTTGGAAATTTGGGCTCGCTCGGTTCTACAGCTTGTTCGttaaacatacacacacaaaatcaGAAAAGAGAGTGACACAGAACAAAAACGATCCAATTACATATTGATATCTGAACTTAATTTCTTAAAGGTGCATGCGAGGGGTGAGAATGAGCAATGTCATGATTGTCAGCACCGTCAAGAAGTTTGTCGGAaaatctacccccccccctatatatTTCCTAACGATGACTCTGctacattattatcataaaggagCTGAAGGTCAAATCTTTTTCGGTAGCTAGCTTTAGCCTTCTGATTAATAGGTAACCTACAGATATTCAAAATAGAAATTGAAGGCCCAGTCAGTGTCGCCTCTAGCTTCAGCTTCCCTCGCCTGCTTAGCTTCGCACATTTTCACCGCTGTGAAGCATTTGATGAAATCTTTACCAAGAGCATCACAGATTGTTTCATCGTTGGTCAAAGCAGTGAGGGCGTCCTCCATGTTTGTTGGGAGGTTGGCTGTTTTTGGAGGAATTTCGGCTTCTTCACAGGCATCACCAGTGACCTGTGGTGGCAATTTGAGATTGTTGACAATGCCATCAATCCCAGCTGCAACTGTTGCAGCCAGAGATAGGTATGGGTTGCATCCAGCGGCTCCAGCGCGATGTTCAATGTACGTTCCTTCTGGACCGTTGATTTTTACACGGATATCACACGTACGGTTGTCGAAGCCCCAGGTAGCGTTGATTGGGGAAAATGTGTGTGGGGTGACCCTGGTGAGACAATTGGCGGTTGGAGCCATAAGAACTTCGATGGCAGGAGCATGAGCTAAGATGCCAGCGATCCAGTGTTGGGCTGTTTCAGAAAGAGACAATGGATCGTTTGCATCGTAAAGGAGTGGAACTTTCTCATTGATATCCCAAAGAGAATGATTAAAATGACTGGATGAACCAGATTTGTTAGGATATGGCTTAGACATGAAAGATGCCATATATCCATTTAGAATGGCAATTTCTTTGATAGATGTCTTGTAGGTGTGGGCATTATCAGCAGCACTTATTCCAAAAGAGGGTTTGTAAGAGATTTCGAGTTGACCAGGCCCGTACTCATTCTCGACATGCTCAACATCTACACCAACCTTAGGAAGATATTCCATGAACTTGTTTAGAAGATTATAGTATGGTGTATCTCGAATCGCAGAATGTGCGTTTTTATCTTCGTTGAGTggcttttttgtttctttatctACCACGTAGAATTCATGTTCATGAGCTGAGTAGAGAGATATACCGAGTTGCCTCAGTTTCTCCAACTGTCTGCGAGCTACAACTCTTGGATGACCCTCTACTTCGGAACCTTTCCAAGTTGGCTCGATCAGGATTCGACCtgttttcaaaatgataaaaatcgaAATCACAAAAAACATTGCATAGTCAAGAACATAGCTTTGTTCACTAAGTAAACTACTCAgtctgatatatttttatgaagaaACTGATCTTATCACCGTTCTCTAAAAAAAGTCATAAAGTTTCACTTAGCTTGAATAAAGGCGACATGATATGCATAAAAATAACCATTTCGTACAAATATGCAATGCCACTCTGTTCACAAATTTCACTTGTCCATATTTCATTAAGTTAGAAAGTTAGATCATAAACCTAATCTATCCCCTAATTCCATACATACAAAATACAATTCCGCTTTACAGTTTGTCAAAAGCTAATCAAATGGGACTTTCGCACATCTTTCAAAAGTTCAGGATGCATTTTGTACTATCCAAGATGAAAGCTCGTTGTACTgcacttcctttttttttcaataaagggCATACATGACATTTCTTCGACAGATATACCTCGGCGATGAGATACCTTTTAGGTATTGTGTTCATATTTGTTATACCAGTCTCTCACTAACTGTGGGAGATTTATTGTAGTTTTGACAAGAAGTTTCTATGACTGGAGTTCCAACAGGCAACAAATTTATCCAAGCAGCTATTTCTAAAGAAGCACAAAAGAAAGAACGGCAATGAGGACCTTTTGATGTCCGCCTTCGAAGCCGCCAGTTTCAGTGAAGAAATCCGAGGGGTGAAATTTCACGAATATCCATTTGTATCAATTTTCCATCTTTcatattaataaacaaactgaaatttgaaTGCATGATAAAACATCAATAACCAAGCACTATTACAACGAGGAGATATTTGCCCAGATTATATCAATCAACCTTTAATtagtgaaaaaagaaagaattttaCCTCAATTGAAACTagattttaacacttttccTATCGTTTGCGgcgaatgaaaatttcaaatgtggtcGGTGcataggcggtggaagcggggggacgtgtccccccacCTAAATTTGAGttgggggggggcgatcgcccctaaatttttagctgatgaccttttttttttttgcttgtcaaaaaattgtggtcgtcccccctaaaatttttggcttccgccgccaatgggtcGGTGGAATATTGTTGTTCATTACTGTACATGCAAGATGAGTGCCAGCACATGCCCAGACGAGCAAATTTGAGTCATAATTTAGGACATATTTCATAGTTTATTTTCGCATGTCTCCGAATTATGTACTACCCATATAACCAGACCAAGATGCGGCGAAAAAGTAATTATCATCACAAAATCATATTTCCCTTTGTGTATGACCTATAACTGCGGAGCCATGCGGGAATCATTAAATTTTTGTCTACACAATTGCAAGAGATGTTGAGCAaagtgcatgcctgacatacttTCTGCTGGCGGCTTTTAAACTTGTTCAAAAAGATTTTATTTGCTGTTACTCCATCTCATTTGAAAcctccttggttttgattaaatGATATCAAATCACCATTTTAGATATAAATTACCTGTGCGTTTCAACCACGGAAGAATTTGAAAGGATTCAAAGATAGGAAACATGACAGCATCAGCAAAACCTATTTCCTCTGCATAACCAGTATTCAGTGCAAGTACATTTAGCTGAACATCAAACGCTAGGTGGCACAGAGCAAAGTTAAGCCCCTTAGTAGCCTTCTCCTTAAAATGTCTAGCCAGAACAAGCTTGGACCTTGCAATTCCATTGGTGTCAGTCTGCTCGAAGCGAATTGCCAAAAGATTTTCCTCTTTGATTATCTCAAGGATCTTATTCAGATCCATTCCTGATACGGGGAATGATATGTCACTGTAAAAATAAGAATGTACATCATTATGATAAGAATGCCGATTGAAAGATTGATGACCAccttgtgagaaaaaaaaacaaaaataataggaaaaatagaagaagaaagaaataaacagGGAAAAGAGAAATGGCGAAAATGAGATATCCTCACTCCTCAGAGGAATATAGATATCAGCATAGGCGCCGGTTTTGGGTGAAAAGGTCTCCCTCGCGTTTAGGATTCTTcgaaaaaaatttttttattgcatatcTCCCTCAGCTCCAGAAAATCCTTCATACTGTCCTAGTTGCTTCCAAAATTAtttgaccacccccccccccccattcattCATGAACCAGCAATCACAAATATCCCAGAAGTTTACATCGAGTTTTTTTAGAGTTGTTCAAGCAAGTTGcaatatgtatttgttttatgcAAAGAGATTATTGGAAGTGTAGAGCATGGTGGTTTCGTTTTATTATTAATCTTTTTCATTAACACAGCGTGAAatcaacactctaaaaaatattgggtaaaatgctccatgagggtaattattgtgtccaaccaacattgggaatttctttggggcattttcatttatccagtgtgatgaaaattttgcccattatAAAGTATTtgctgctttaaaaaaaaaacctttccatgcttcccgcattggatAAAATACTGCCaaaaaattggttggacacaaaattgatttgaatgctaacagaaaattcaacaagcataacactgaaaatttcatcaaaatcggatgtaaaataagaaagttacgacaatttaaaattttgcttaatttcacaaaacagttatatgcacatcttggtcggtatgcaaatgaggagacttaTTAcctcatccactcactattttctttttttactttattatatgaaat
It includes:
- the LOC121410304 gene encoding lengsin-like — protein: MDLNKILEIIKEENLLAIRFEQTDTNGIARSKLVLARHFKEKATKGLNFALCHLAFDVQLNVLALNTGYAEEIGFADAVMFPIFESFQILPWLKRTGRILIEPTWKGSEVEGHPRVVARRQLEKLRQLGISLYSAHEHEFYVVDKETKKPLNEDKNAHSAIRDTPYYNLLNKFMEYLPKVGVDVEHVENEYGPGQLEISYKPSFGISAADNAHTYKTSIKEIAILNGYMASFMSKPYPNKSGSSSHFNHSLWDINEKVPLLYDANDPLSLSETAQHWIAGILAHAPAIEVLMAPTANCLTRVTPHTFSPINATWGFDNRTCDIRVKINGPEGTYIEHRAGAAGCNPYLSLAATVAAGIDGIVNNLKLPPQVTGDACEEAEIPPKTANLPTNMEDALTALTNDETICDALGKDFIKCFTAVKMCEAKQAREAEARGDTDWAFNFYFEYL